The Triticum urartu cultivar G1812 chromosome 5, Tu2.1, whole genome shotgun sequence genome contains the following window.
CCCAGCCCCAGTGCCAACTGGAGCGGCATCTTTGGCTAGCTGTTGCGCTATCTCCCGAAGAAGCATAAGCTGAGCTTTCTCAGTGCGCATTCCCAGCAGAGCCTGGCGCATCGATTCCCGGTCAGCCTCCAGCGCTTCCAACCTCATGTATAGTGTCTTAATGTCTGGCTCGAGCGCCTCATCCTCGTACTTCTCCAGGACCCTGGCTGTAGGAGCTGCCGCACCTTGATGCACCTTGTCGATCATGTAGACCCTGTCGCTGCCGCTGCCAGAACCATCGTCGTCACTTCCCCCTTCTTCGACGCCATATCCAGCAATGGGAGACTCTGGCAACTCATCATCATCACAGAGGTGGCTCCTTTGTTCGACAGTCTCCTCATGTAACACCTCGTCGGCAGAAAATCCGGTTGTTTCCTGCCCAGCCGGCTCCAGCAATGCCTCCTCTGCATACAGGTGGGCGccctcctctccctcttcctcttcctccagGGACGGTTGACCTAGTACATCCCCATCGTGGCCGTGctcgaggaggcagatccggcgcTCCAGATCCGCGCCCACCGCGTCCTCCTCGCTCCCCTCCAGGCCGTCGTCGTAGTAGTACTCCCCGTTGTAGCAGCGGAGCTCGGGGTAGTAGTCGCCGTcctcgccctcgccgtcgccctcgccctcgAGGAAGCCGTCGCCGCCCTCCCCATGGCCATGGCCCCGCCCCTCGGCCTCGTCGGCGGCGTCGGGGAGCGGGATGCCGAGGCGGAGGCAGGTCTGCTGGTAGGCGTGGAGCCTGGAGCGGGCGCGCGCGAGGTGGCGCGCGCGGCGGGCGACGAGGCCGCGGAGGTGGTCGATCTCGGCGGCGTCGAGCGCCATCTTCTCGTCGGCGAAGCGGCGGAACTGGCGCAGCTCCATCTGGACCTCGGCCTTCTCCCGCTGCAGGCGCAGCATCATGGCCATGGCCTCGCTGGCGGCGCTGGCCGCggcgaggcgctcctcctccacCTCGCCCCGCAGCGCCGCGGCGGTGGCCTGCGCCGCCGCCAGCGCCTCCCGCAGCGCCGCGGtctcctcctccgcctccacccgcgcccccgcccccgccccctcctcctccccgtCCCCGCCCCCGCCCCTCTTCTCCTCGCCCAGCTTCCGCTTCACGGAGCGCCGCCACCGGACCGCCGCGGACGGCGAGGAGCAGCACGGGCCAGCGGCGGCCGAGTCGGGGTCGCagtcgtggtcgtcgtcctccatGACGGCGGCGACCGGGCCGGGAGCGAGGGTTTGGGGGGCGGGGGAGCAAATCGCAGTTCTCTCTGCTTCTCTTCTCGTCTCTTGGCTTTGGATTTGTGTCGTGTGTTTCGATTGGGGGGATCGGCGATGGTGCGTTTGGTGGTGGTGCGTGGCGTTTCGTGTGCTTTTTTgggacgagacttgcctgctcaTACATGGCTTAATTTGATTGGAAAAAAAATAAAGCCTGACCTCATCCCCTGAAAATTAGGGAGAAATGATTAGAttagaaaaaaaaggaaaaaagaataGCCGTAGGATGAAGTGGGAGCCTGAAAAGGGAGCAGGCAAGCCGAATCCGCTTTTTTGTGCGGCGTGTGGGGCTCCGA
Protein-coding sequences here:
- the LOC125510482 gene encoding myosin-binding protein 7-like codes for the protein MEDDDHDCDPDSAAAGPCCSSPSAAVRWRRSVKRKLGEEKRGGGGDGEEEGAGAGARVEAEEETAALREALAAAQATAAALRGEVEEERLAAASAASEAMAMMLRLQREKAEVQMELRQFRRFADEKMALDAAEIDHLRGLVARRARHLARARSRLHAYQQTCLRLGIPLPDAADEAEGRGHGHGEGGDGFLEGEGDGEGEDGDYYPELRCYNGEYYYDDGLEGSEEDAVGADLERRICLLEHGHDGDVLGQPSLEEEEEGEEGAHLYAEEALLEPAGQETTGFSADEVLHEETVEQRSHLCDDDELPESPIAGYGVEEGGSDDDGSGSGSDRVYMIDKVHQGAAAPTARVLEKYEDEALEPDIKTLYMRLEALEADRESMRQALLGMRTEKAQLMLLREIAQQLAKDAAPVGTGAGSVPVLHHLPRKQAVGVADTTVREDKKTAPAGTFSKPLLFKWAIALFCSRKKKPSQSRYTFGLSSNNVGLLILLDKCPRIQKTLMRRK